One Ignavibacterium sp. DNA segment encodes these proteins:
- a CDS encoding HAMP domain-containing sensor histidine kinase, translating into MSNSDILNNKLQLLGKLSASLVHEIRNPLFALKLNLDYLSQMRLHVSDDAAESIQSCSEATDRLMFLIQNFSDFSKKQSQESELCSINDITQIAVNIMQSNACIINMYIETELQPNLPYIYFQKDKLLQVFLNLLTNAIEAENTKNTIFVRTYMDDSDSENTIYWEIEDNGIGIKEENRNRIFEDFYTSKKQGTGLGLSVCKKILNEYNAKLDFTSKYRQGSKFFIKFKTNNENL; encoded by the coding sequence ATGAGTAATTCTGACATACTCAACAACAAACTTCAATTGCTTGGTAAACTTTCAGCCAGTCTGGTTCACGAAATCAGAAATCCATTGTTCGCTCTTAAACTTAATCTCGATTATCTCTCACAAATGAGATTACATGTTTCAGATGACGCTGCTGAAAGCATTCAATCCTGCTCCGAGGCTACAGACAGATTAATGTTTTTAATACAGAATTTTTCTGATTTTTCTAAAAAACAAAGTCAGGAATCAGAATTGTGTTCAATAAATGATATAACTCAGATTGCAGTTAATATTATGCAAAGTAACGCCTGCATAATTAATATGTATATCGAAACTGAACTTCAGCCAAATCTTCCTTACATATATTTTCAGAAAGACAAATTACTTCAGGTTTTTCTTAACCTTCTTACAAATGCTATAGAGGCAGAGAATACTAAAAATACTATTTTCGTTAGAACTTACATGGATGATTCTGATAGTGAAAATACTATTTACTGGGAAATTGAAGATAACGGTATTGGGATTAAAGAAGAAAACAGAAATAGAATATTTGAGGATTTTTATACCAGTAAAAAGCAAGGGACTGGATTGGGTTTAAGCGTGTGTAAAAAAATATTGAATGAATATAATGCTAAACTGGATTTTACAAGTAAATACAGACAAGGTTCTAAGTTTTTTATCAAATTTAAAACAAACAATGAAAATTTATGA
- a CDS encoding sigma-54 dependent transcriptional regulator, translating into MSNRIIIIDDDELVCRTLQRVLLKFEYQVEYCLDGERAVEKVKDFEPDLILLDIYLTTVNGLDLLQEFQKQFFNIPVIMITGYSDVNIAVKAMKLGAYDFLLKPVDIDQLKLIVEKAFSNINLKAEVDKLTAIVKDDVLTKEFFGKSSKIKRIVSSVEKLAKSMDTTILIDGESGTGKEMIARFIHQNSPRSNGPFIQINCSAIPRELAESELFGHEKGAFTGAQQKTKLGKFELANSGTILLDEIGELSQDLQVKLLRVLQEKKFYRVGGEREINIDVRVLAATNKNLEEEVKKGNFREDLFYRLNVGTVTIPPLRDRREDIPILAYAFLNEFSLKFDKKIKRIDPAALEMLQNYYWKGNIRELRNVMERVTLLLEEDELKDRHFQFLIPQGQTEIKHSKDEFILKIPSKGIKIEVVLRKLIENTLKITDGNQVKAAKVLGLSRSKLRYRMEQLGIEVTRKVTS; encoded by the coding sequence ATGAGTAACAGAATAATTATAATTGATGATGATGAACTTGTCTGCAGAACATTGCAGCGGGTATTATTGAAATTTGAATATCAAGTTGAGTATTGCTTGGATGGAGAAAGAGCTGTAGAAAAAGTGAAAGATTTTGAACCTGATCTGATTTTACTTGATATTTATCTGACGACTGTAAATGGTTTGGATTTGCTTCAGGAATTTCAAAAGCAGTTTTTTAATATTCCTGTTATAATGATTACCGGTTACAGCGATGTTAATATAGCCGTTAAAGCAATGAAACTTGGTGCATATGATTTCCTGCTTAAACCTGTTGATATTGATCAATTAAAACTTATTGTTGAAAAAGCATTTTCCAATATAAATCTTAAAGCTGAGGTTGATAAACTTACTGCAATTGTTAAAGATGATGTACTTACTAAAGAGTTCTTTGGAAAGAGCAGTAAAATAAAAAGGATTGTTTCATCTGTTGAAAAACTTGCAAAAAGTATGGATACAACTATCCTTATTGATGGAGAAAGCGGCACTGGTAAAGAAATGATTGCAAGATTTATTCATCAAAATAGTCCCAGATCTAATGGACCATTTATTCAAATAAATTGCTCAGCCATTCCAAGAGAATTAGCTGAGAGTGAATTGTTCGGGCATGAAAAAGGTGCTTTTACAGGTGCACAGCAAAAGACCAAACTTGGTAAATTTGAACTTGCCAACAGTGGTACTATTTTACTTGATGAAATCGGAGAATTATCTCAGGACTTACAGGTAAAACTATTACGCGTTCTGCAGGAAAAGAAATTTTATCGCGTAGGCGGAGAGCGTGAAATTAATATTGATGTACGGGTACTTGCAGCAACTAATAAAAATCTTGAAGAAGAAGTGAAGAAGGGAAATTTTAGAGAAGATCTTTTTTACAGATTAAATGTTGGTACTGTTACTATTCCGCCATTGCGCGATAGGAGGGAAGATATTCCAATTCTGGCTTATGCATTTCTAAATGAGTTTTCATTAAAATTTGATAAAAAGATAAAACGGATAGACCCTGCTGCGCTTGAGATGCTGCAAAACTATTATTGGAAAGGTAATATAAGAGAGCTTAGAAATGTAATGGAAAGAGTTACACTTCTTCTGGAGGAAGATGAATTAAAAGACAGGCATTTCCAGTTCTTAATCCCGCAGGGGCAGACTGAAATTAAACATAGCAAAGATGAATTTATACTCAAGATTCCTTCCAAAGGAATTAAAATAGAGGTTGTTCTCAGAAAGCTTATCGAAAACACATTAAAAATAACGGACGGTAATCAGGTTAAAGCTGCTAAAGTTTTAGGACTATCACGCTCAAAACTTAGATATCGGATGGAACAACTTGGTATTGAGGTTACAAGAAAAGTAACAAGTTAA
- a CDS encoding energy transducer TonB — MKIKQLLIYTYTIALFLLLSSLAFSQNTPSEDEDYLAFATTMPELKGGMPELVKKINYPSIAKQNRIEGKVFAMAYVDEKGNVDKVKIIKGLGAGCDEEVSRVLKSSKFSPGQHEGKNVKVKTTISVMFKLN; from the coding sequence ATGAAAATTAAACAATTATTGATTTACACTTATACAATTGCACTTTTTTTGCTATTAAGTTCACTTGCATTTTCTCAAAACACACCATCTGAAGACGAAGATTATCTTGCCTTTGCCACAACTATGCCTGAACTAAAAGGTGGAATGCCGGAATTAGTTAAAAAGATAAATTATCCAAGCATCGCAAAACAAAATAGAATCGAAGGAAAAGTTTTTGCAATGGCTTATGTTGATGAAAAAGGTAATGTAGATAAAGTAAAAATCATCAAAGGATTAGGTGCCGGGTGTGATGAAGAAGTATCAAGAGTATTAAAATCTTCCAAGTTTAGCCCCGGTCAACACGAAGGTAAAAACGTTAAGGTAAAAACAACTATCTCCGTTATGTTTAAACTTAATTAG
- a CDS encoding methyl-accepting chemotaxis protein, with protein sequence MKVFKNISFRVKIQFLLLIIAAISTILIFSDLYHFFQLSKISEKLNKEIIVANENLNEFKLEFQNLQSQLLKFSIPGFEDQFDANFQEVDKSKKQILKIVTQIKDSSLTEIFGDHANSFGSIINEFFGLVVDGTLSAAAMKDYEMASFIATTSGEEIRKKFEKEVNEVAENLNSQKTNLEAEVGSIMARTIAFIIGGMILGTLTFLITFFKIIPQIIKPVNQFRELLSQYSLGNFQNRIELKSNDEFGQMSLMLDKLCDSQLEKIEAAEKIAKGDLEVKINSLSEDDILSKSFEKMINNLKKLVIEINFLTTASVKGNSNARGNTKEFEGGYKEIVKGMNETLDAVYEPVNEAIVALEKIASGDFTVKILKTYSGDHEKIKDSINYVTQSLGKTLNEVSLAVVATASAANQISSSTEEMAAGASEQSTQTTEVAGAIEEMAKTIFETTKNTTRAAEASKKAGEVALEGGKVVDETINGMIRISEVVKQSSDTVMALGKSSSEIGEIIQVINDIADQTNLLALNAAIEAARAGEQGRGFAVVADEVRKLAERTTKATQEIALMIKQIQKDTDGAVKSMKLGTDEVDNGKLLAEKAGGSLKEIIAGAENVADIVTQVAVASEEQSRTSEQISQNIELINNVTNQNTIGVKQIAHAAEELNQLTANLQKLISGFKIDKVFETRSSLVNAEKESWISV encoded by the coding sequence ATGAAAGTATTTAAAAATATTTCATTTAGGGTAAAAATTCAGTTTCTGCTATTAATAATTGCAGCAATTTCAACAATTCTGATATTTAGCGATCTATACCATTTTTTTCAGCTTTCAAAGATTAGTGAGAAACTAAATAAAGAAATAATAGTAGCCAATGAAAACCTGAATGAGTTTAAATTAGAATTTCAAAATCTACAATCACAGTTATTAAAATTTTCAATTCCTGGTTTTGAAGACCAATTTGATGCAAATTTTCAGGAAGTTGATAAAAGCAAAAAACAGATTTTAAAAATTGTTACACAGATTAAGGATTCTTCTCTTACAGAAATTTTTGGTGATCACGCAAATAGTTTTGGAAGTATAATTAATGAATTCTTTGGTCTTGTTGTAGATGGAACTCTTAGTGCGGCAGCAATGAAAGATTATGAAATGGCTTCTTTTATTGCAACAACTTCAGGTGAAGAAATAAGAAAGAAATTTGAAAAAGAAGTAAATGAAGTTGCCGAAAATCTGAACTCTCAAAAAACTAACCTTGAAGCCGAAGTAGGCTCTATTATGGCAAGAACTATTGCTTTCATAATAGGTGGAATGATTTTAGGCACATTAACTTTCCTAATAACATTCTTTAAAATAATTCCGCAGATTATCAAACCTGTAAATCAATTTCGGGAATTACTAAGTCAATACTCACTTGGTAATTTTCAGAACAGGATTGAACTAAAAAGTAACGATGAATTTGGTCAGATGTCTTTAATGCTTGATAAACTATGCGATTCTCAGTTAGAAAAAATTGAAGCCGCAGAAAAAATTGCCAAAGGTGATCTGGAAGTAAAAATTAATTCTCTTTCAGAAGATGATATTCTGTCTAAAAGTTTTGAAAAGATGATAAATAACCTGAAGAAACTTGTAATTGAAATTAACTTCTTAACCACCGCATCAGTAAAAGGCAATAGCAATGCAAGAGGTAATACAAAAGAATTCGAAGGCGGGTATAAAGAAATTGTAAAAGGAATGAACGAAACTCTTGATGCAGTATATGAACCGGTTAATGAAGCGATAGTTGCACTTGAGAAAATTGCATCCGGCGATTTTACGGTTAAAATATTAAAAACGTATTCCGGTGATCACGAAAAAATTAAAGATTCCATAAATTATGTTACTCAATCATTGGGAAAGACATTAAATGAAGTATCTTTGGCTGTAGTGGCAACAGCAAGTGCTGCAAATCAGATAAGCAGCAGTACTGAAGAAATGGCTGCCGGAGCTAGTGAACAAAGTACACAAACTACTGAGGTTGCTGGCGCAATTGAAGAAATGGCAAAAACTATTTTTGAAACTACAAAGAATACTACAAGAGCTGCTGAAGCGAGTAAAAAAGCAGGCGAGGTTGCTTTAGAAGGGGGAAAGGTTGTAGATGAAACTATTAATGGTATGATAAGAATTTCTGAAGTTGTTAAACAGAGTTCCGACACTGTTATGGCACTTGGTAAAAGCAGCAGTGAAATCGGCGAGATAATACAGGTGATTAATGATATTGCCGACCAGACGAATTTACTTGCATTAAATGCGGCAATTGAAGCTGCCCGTGCTGGTGAACAAGGCAGAGGTTTTGCAGTTGTTGCGGATGAAGTTAGAAAACTTGCTGAACGTACTACTAAAGCGACACAAGAAATTGCACTAATGATCAAACAAATTCAGAAGGATACTGATGGCGCTGTTAAATCAATGAAACTTGGAACTGATGAAGTTGATAATGGTAAATTATTAGCCGAAAAAGCCGGAGGATCGCTTAAAGAAATTATTGCTGGTGCTGAAAATGTTGCTGATATTGTTACTCAGGTTGCAGTAGCAAGTGAAGAACAATCGCGCACTTCGGAACAAATTAGTCAAAACATTGAGCTTATTAATAACGTAACTAATCAGAATACGATCGGTGTAAAACAAATTGCTCACGCTGCTGAAGAACTTAACCAGTTAACAGCTAATCTGCAAAAACTTATATCAGGATTTAAAATTGACAAAGTTTTTGAAACCAGATCATCTTTGGTTAATGCTGAAAAAGAATCCTGGATAAGCGTATAA
- a CDS encoding protein-glutamate O-methyltransferase CheR: MHQLSPKDNLIGQPLTGLAGVKLNLSLKSFETWRKYIYDSTGIYFQDTKKYLLESRLHKRITHLGLKSFEQYFDFVKTNPSGTSEIKYLYEAITINETFFFRNQPQLDALVSTVLPEIIASKEKSGREKIRIWSAACSSGEEAYSVAMMIQDIIKPKYPAIEFEIIGTDISNSVIDTARRGSYKEYSVRNTPVYYLKKYFKTNGTSFELDPKIKSMASFKLLNLYDDISMRTMINFDIIFCANVLIYFDQASKTKVINHLYNSLYKDGYLFIGYSETLHGISRAFKLTSFPKTIGYKKE, encoded by the coding sequence ATGCATCAACTTAGCCCAAAGGATAACTTAATTGGTCAGCCGCTAACAGGATTAGCTGGAGTAAAACTAAACCTTTCTTTGAAAAGTTTCGAGACCTGGCGAAAATATATTTATGATAGTACAGGGATATATTTTCAGGATACTAAAAAGTATTTGCTGGAAAGCCGTCTGCATAAGCGTATTACACATCTGGGTTTAAAATCATTTGAACAATATTTTGATTTTGTAAAAACAAATCCTTCAGGCACTTCTGAAATAAAATATCTTTATGAAGCCATCACAATCAATGAAACATTCTTTTTCAGAAATCAGCCTCAGCTGGACGCCCTTGTTTCAACAGTGCTGCCGGAAATTATTGCTTCAAAAGAAAAATCAGGTAGAGAAAAAATCCGTATTTGGAGTGCAGCTTGTTCAAGCGGTGAAGAGGCATATTCAGTTGCAATGATGATTCAGGATATTATTAAACCAAAATATCCCGCAATAGAATTTGAGATAATCGGCACAGATATAAGTAATTCAGTAATTGACACTGCAAGAAGAGGCAGCTATAAAGAATATTCTGTAAGGAACACACCTGTTTATTACCTGAAGAAATATTTTAAGACAAACGGAACATCTTTTGAATTGGATCCAAAAATAAAAAGTATGGCAAGTTTTAAACTGCTTAATCTTTATGACGATATAAGTATGAGAACGATGATTAATTTTGATATAATATTCTGTGCTAATGTACTTATCTACTTTGATCAGGCTTCAAAGACAAAAGTAATAAACCATCTATATAATTCATTATATAAAGATGGATATCTTTTTATCGGTTACTCAGAAACTCTACATGGGATTTCAAGAGCATTTAAGCTAACAAGTTTTCCTAAAACAATAGGATACAAAAAGGAGTAA
- a CDS encoding response regulator — MKKVVLVADDSPTIRKFVSISLKVKGFEIIQVADGMQALEILPSEPVDLIITDLNMPNVDGFELIKTIRSNKEYSELPIIILSSLSTNEEIERGMQCGANAYLLKPFDSKRVLYEVSKFLN, encoded by the coding sequence ATGAAGAAAGTAGTTCTTGTTGCAGATGATTCACCTACAATAAGAAAATTTGTTTCAATCTCTTTAAAAGTTAAAGGTTTTGAAATAATACAGGTAGCTGATGGAATGCAGGCTTTGGAAATATTACCATCTGAACCGGTTGATCTTATTATAACAGATCTGAATATGCCAAATGTTGATGGATTTGAATTGATTAAAACAATCAGATCAAATAAAGAGTACAGCGAATTGCCGATAATTATCCTTTCATCACTATCCACTAATGAAGAAATTGAAAGGGGAATGCAATGCGGTGCAAATGCATATTTACTCAAACCTTTTGATTCCAAAAGGGTTTTATATGAAGTTTCTAAATTTTTAAACTAG
- a CDS encoding response regulator, which produces MALKFLIVDDSQTMRRIVVNSLKNLGYEDFVEASDGKDALLKLSADETINFVITDWNMPVLSGLELIKAIRSDAKMGNTPVLMVTTRGVKDDIIEALKAKVNNYVVKPFTPAILRDKIDQILAATGGGN; this is translated from the coding sequence ATGGCACTAAAATTTTTAATTGTTGATGATTCGCAGACAATGCGCAGAATCGTGGTAAACTCATTGAAAAATCTCGGCTATGAAGATTTTGTTGAAGCTTCCGATGGTAAGGATGCGTTACTTAAACTTTCTGCTGATGAAACGATAAACTTTGTGATAACTGATTGGAATATGCCGGTGCTTTCTGGTCTTGAATTAATTAAAGCAATACGGTCAGATGCCAAAATGGGTAATACACCTGTTTTGATGGTTACAACACGCGGAGTTAAAGATGATATAATCGAGGCTCTTAAAGCAAAGGTAAATAATTATGTGGTAAAACCGTTTACACCAGCTATTCTTCGTGATAAAATTGATCAGATATTAGCAGCTACAGGAGGAGGTAATTAA
- a CDS encoding chemotaxis protein CheA — MAKINQNPMLIDPDMKEIVESFIVETKEILEKLDVDLVEMERRPDDNELLNSVFRHFHTIKGTSSFLGLDKLTGVTHKGEDILNKLRKGEVILTSGIMDALLNAFDKMKSLLYSIEEFQNEDVDVKNTIKELTNLISALENGETITESKKTVKKSKKTNSKSESAKTKKNKNESIKQVESEDETALLQVAEEEKEPEQELTKTELKSSDENKLKPETAKKVENSIRVDVERLDELLNIVSELVLGRNRLAQVNSEFALENEGTRFSRDLFDVTKQIDLMTNELQLVVMKTRMIKIGKVFNKFPRLVRDLSREANKQINIVIKGEETELDKTLIEEINDPLVHLVRNSVDHGIETPEKRKELGKDPAGTLTLSAEHEGNNIIITIEDDGKGIDPEVIKNKAVSKGLISVEKARELSKQEILNLIFFPGFSTAEVVTNISGRGVGMDVVKTNVTKLRGIINIDSTTGAGTKIIVKLPLTLAIIPGMIVKVRNQSIVIPLNTVLEVLRVHRENIHSINQRPVIKMRDSVLPLVSVEKILFGNEEKDDNKIWQYVVVVGIAEKRYGIEVDGLVGQKEVVIKSLGNYFGKIQGIAGSTIMGDGSVVMIVDINELLNIAEV, encoded by the coding sequence ATGGCAAAAATAAATCAAAACCCAATGCTCATCGATCCGGATATGAAGGAAATCGTTGAGAGTTTTATAGTTGAAACAAAAGAAATTCTGGAAAAGCTGGATGTTGATCTTGTTGAAATGGAAAGAAGACCTGACGATAATGAATTACTTAACAGCGTCTTCAGACATTTTCATACTATCAAAGGCACTTCTAGTTTTCTGGGATTAGATAAGCTTACCGGAGTAACTCATAAAGGTGAGGATATCCTTAATAAGCTGAGAAAAGGCGAAGTGATTTTAACTTCAGGCATTATGGACGCTTTGCTGAATGCTTTTGATAAAATGAAATCATTACTTTATAGTATTGAAGAATTTCAGAATGAAGATGTTGATGTTAAAAACACAATTAAAGAATTAACCAATTTAATTTCAGCTCTTGAAAATGGCGAGACAATAACCGAATCAAAAAAGACTGTTAAAAAATCAAAGAAAACGAATAGTAAATCTGAATCAGCTAAAACAAAAAAGAACAAGAATGAAAGTATTAAGCAGGTAGAATCAGAAGACGAAACAGCATTACTTCAAGTAGCTGAAGAAGAAAAAGAACCAGAACAAGAGCTTACCAAAACTGAACTAAAAAGTTCAGATGAAAATAAATTAAAACCAGAAACTGCTAAGAAAGTAGAAAATTCAATTCGTGTTGATGTAGAAAGACTTGATGAGCTTTTAAATATTGTTTCAGAATTAGTACTTGGCAGAAACAGACTGGCTCAGGTAAACTCCGAATTTGCACTTGAAAATGAAGGTACAAGATTTTCGCGGGATCTGTTTGATGTAACCAAACAGATTGATCTGATGACTAATGAATTACAGCTTGTAGTAATGAAAACAAGAATGATCAAAATCGGGAAAGTGTTTAATAAGTTTCCCCGACTGGTCAGAGATTTGTCAAGAGAAGCAAATAAGCAGATAAACATTGTTATTAAAGGTGAAGAAACTGAATTAGATAAAACTCTCATAGAAGAAATTAATGATCCTCTGGTTCATCTTGTAAGAAACAGTGTTGACCATGGTATTGAAACTCCTGAAAAAAGAAAAGAATTGGGTAAAGATCCTGCAGGAACATTGACACTTTCAGCAGAACACGAAGGAAATAATATCATCATTACAATTGAAGATGATGGAAAAGGAATTGATCCTGAGGTAATTAAAAATAAGGCTGTTTCCAAAGGTTTAATTTCGGTTGAAAAAGCAAGAGAACTATCTAAACAAGAAATTCTTAATTTGATTTTTTTCCCTGGTTTTTCTACTGCTGAAGTTGTAACTAATATTTCCGGACGAGGCGTAGGCATGGATGTAGTAAAAACAAATGTTACAAAATTGCGCGGGATAATTAATATTGATTCTACTACCGGTGCTGGAACAAAAATTATTGTCAAACTGCCTTTAACACTCGCTATTATTCCCGGAATGATTGTCAAAGTCAGAAATCAGTCTATAGTAATTCCCTTGAATACAGTGTTAGAAGTATTGCGCGTTCATCGTGAAAATATTCATTCAATTAATCAGAGACCTGTAATTAAAATGCGGGATAGTGTACTGCCGCTGGTTTCTGTTGAAAAGATTTTGTTTGGGAATGAAGAAAAAGACGACAATAAAATCTGGCAGTATGTTGTGGTAGTCGGAATAGCTGAAAAGAGATATGGAATTGAGGTTGACGGTTTGGTAGGACAGAAGGAAGTTGTTATTAAATCCTTAGGCAACTACTTTGGTAAAATACAGGGTATTGCCGGCTCAACTATTATGGGTGATGGCTCTGTTGTGATGATTGTTGATATAAACGAATTACTGAATATCGCCGAAGTATAG
- a CDS encoding chemotaxis response regulator protein-glutamate methylesterase: MQKKIKALVVDDSAFMRKSLSMMLESTGEIEVIATARDGQEGVEMVKTKFPDIVTMDIEMPRMDGLTALEKIMKEFPTPVLMISSLTTEGAKDTIKALELGAVDFIPKELSYVNVNIIKIKEDLISKVKAIVNQRSLSLRLQRIQNLKINKRPVNTNSTEYISKAIPKIGYKAVALGVSTGGPMSLQKVIPKLAENFSVPMFIVQHMPPKFTKSLAERLNGLSCVEVKEAEDNEIVKAGVVYIAPGGMHMKVEKNSSNTKIVISEHPSDTLHRPSVDVMLNSVIQTYGKYVLGVIMTGMGRDGADAIKELKIKGGYSIAQDEETCVVYGMPKAIIDAGYADSIVPLEKLGTEINKAVI; encoded by the coding sequence ATGCAAAAAAAGATCAAAGCATTGGTTGTAGATGATTCTGCTTTTATGAGAAAATCTCTTTCAATGATGCTTGAAAGCACCGGAGAAATTGAAGTAATTGCTACAGCACGCGACGGTCAGGAAGGTGTTGAAATGGTTAAGACTAAATTTCCTGATATTGTTACGATGGATATTGAAATGCCGAGGATGGATGGATTAACTGCTCTGGAAAAAATTATGAAAGAGTTTCCTACTCCGGTTTTAATGATAAGTTCTCTTACAACTGAAGGGGCTAAAGATACAATAAAAGCTCTGGAGCTTGGAGCAGTTGATTTTATTCCTAAAGAACTTTCTTATGTTAATGTTAATATAATAAAGATTAAAGAAGATCTTATTTCAAAAGTAAAAGCTATTGTAAACCAGAGATCCCTCAGTCTTAGATTACAGCGAATCCAAAATCTAAAAATAAATAAGAGACCAGTTAACACGAATTCTACTGAATATATTTCAAAAGCAATTCCTAAGATTGGGTATAAAGCAGTTGCACTTGGTGTCTCAACAGGCGGTCCTATGTCGTTACAAAAAGTCATTCCAAAACTTGCTGAAAACTTTTCTGTACCGATGTTTATTGTACAGCATATGCCCCCAAAATTTACTAAATCACTTGCCGAAAGATTAAATGGATTAAGCTGTGTTGAGGTTAAGGAAGCTGAAGATAATGAGATTGTAAAAGCAGGGGTAGTATATATAGCTCCCGGCGGTATGCATATGAAAGTTGAAAAGAATTCTTCAAATACCAAAATTGTAATCAGTGAACATCCTTCAGATACACTTCACCGTCCATCGGTTGATGTGATGTTAAACTCGGTAATACAAACCTATGGTAAATATGTATTAGGAGTAATTATGACTGGGATGGGCAGAGATGGAGCTGATGCTATAAAAGAATTGAAAATCAAAGGTGGATACTCGATAGCACAAGATGAAGAAACCTGTGTTGTATATGGAATGCCAAAAGCCATAATAGATGCTGGATATGCAGACTCGATTGTACCTTTAGAAAAATTAGGAACAGAAATTAATAAGGCTGTAATATGA
- the flgB gene encoding flagellar basal body rod protein FlgB codes for MQPSGIKSLEKFIDYCSLKNKVISKNIANIGTENYKREDVSFKEVLNNLGSMKATNPKHIKLQEDNQLQFEFSKDKSLDNASGVNNVDIDKEMSELAANSIQFRFASRKIGDYYRGLQNVIKGGGKL; via the coding sequence ATGCAGCCATCGGGTATTAAATCATTAGAAAAATTTATTGATTACTGCTCACTTAAAAACAAAGTGATAAGCAAAAATATAGCAAACATCGGTACTGAGAATTATAAGAGAGAAGATGTTTCCTTCAAAGAAGTGCTGAACAATCTTGGCAGCATGAAAGCAACAAATCCAAAACACATCAAACTTCAGGAAGACAATCAACTACAGTTTGAATTTTCAAAAGATAAATCTCTTGATAATGCTTCAGGTGTTAATAATGTTGATATTGATAAAGAAATGTCTGAGTTAGCTGCTAACTCAATTCAGTTCAGATTTGCTTCAAGAAAGATCGGAGATTATTACAGGGGCTTACAAAATGTAATTAAAGGCGGAGGTAAATTATGA
- the flgC gene encoding flagellar basal body rod protein FlgC, producing the protein MKIGDNFLGFGISSKGLSIQRKKMNLIAENLANGNTVRTEDGKPINRKVLNVKQKEMPFNTAFNDMKSTIKLSTTNSNHISNPAAFEFQNPQNNGLEFNIQEDKTQGDIVYMPEHPDANEDGYVQLSNINTINEMIDMIAATRSYEANLTAFNSSKQMAKDSLDI; encoded by the coding sequence ATGAAAATAGGCGATAACTTTTTGGGATTCGGTATCAGTTCAAAAGGTTTAAGTATTCAACGTAAAAAGATGAACCTGATTGCAGAAAATCTGGCAAACGGAAACACAGTGAGAACTGAAGACGGAAAACCAATCAACAGAAAAGTTTTAAATGTCAAACAAAAAGAAATGCCATTTAATACCGCTTTTAATGATATGAAAAGCACAATAAAACTTTCAACAACCAATTCAAATCATATTTCCAATCCCGCAGCATTTGAATTTCAGAATCCTCAGAATAACGGATTGGAATTCAATATTCAGGAAGATAAAACACAAGGCGATATAGTTTATATGCCTGAACATCCGGATGCAAACGAAGATGGGTATGTTCAGCTTTCAAACATAAATACTATAAACGAAATGATTGATATGATTGCAGCAACAAGAAGCTACGAGGCAAATCTTACTGCTTTCAACTCATCAAAACAAATGGCAAAAGATTCATTGGATATTTAG
- the fliE gene encoding flagellar hook-basal body complex protein FliE: protein MAIESIGVNLPSLIIKQEAKKTPAAEFGNLLTDFIGDVNKAQLDSSKATQSFINGDEIEIHEVMIAGEKAKTSLELLMEIRNKTIDMYRELTRMSV, encoded by the coding sequence ATGGCTATTGAATCAATTGGTGTAAATCTTCCATCGTTAATTATTAAACAAGAAGCTAAGAAAACCCCGGCAGCAGAGTTTGGAAATCTGTTAACTGATTTTATCGGAGATGTAAATAAAGCTCAGCTTGATTCTTCCAAAGCAACACAAAGTTTTATTAATGGTGATGAAATTGAAATCCACGAAGTGATGATTGCAGGCGAAAAAGCAAAGACAAGTTTAGAACTGTTAATGGAAATCAGAAATAAAACCATTGATATGTACCGCGAATTAACAAGAATGTCTGTTTAA